A genomic segment from Chitinophaga niabensis encodes:
- a CDS encoding SusC/RagA family TonB-linked outer membrane protein — MNAKKAPIILLLLLLCQAMLFSAFAQSDGRLSGKVTDMNGEPLPGVSVKLTGTKTGTVTDALGTFSLSISQKTGTLELSYIGFEIQMVPFNAQTLSNLNIQMKQASSVVDEVVVVGARMRKSDLTGAVANVDSKTLLERPATNVNQALQGRVAGVFINNATKPGDDATIKIRGINTINAGSSPIYVVDGLVMENNQGGFNAINLNDVASVQVLKDASATALYGSRGANGVVVITTKKGQRRGGDGLVTYDGWVGVSKFSQMPETLNATQLFQLRTDAYANGYMKDNPSANRQDYIDNTLMKTNIAFSQQEFDTYNSGRSFNWLDQVTRTGLQQNHSLGFSGGSDRGVFYLSFGYAGTKGLIEKTTQDKYTGRFNAEYDVKKWLKVGTNTGFTRTNDGIPSDDVYNKSLGANPLLNYDPYRDPATRYTYDYLTLYYRSHGDQNNNDFNPFNSLNIDRKRSRNRIASTNYININPIKGLDIRSTYSMDYAAQTWFEFTPKNIQEAIRHYNGDARAKHERWNDLYWQWDNTITYNTTIANDHRITALAGTSSSKRSSDYTKAQGDRFASDDLSYYDLGGAAAVEKSVLGSDFYNYSLLSFFARVNYSYKDKYFFTATTRYDGSSRFAEGNRWGVFPSFSAGWNITNEDFMKNNGLLSLLKLRAGYGVVGNQDISNYAFQTLYGSRIDNGNALIVNDGRRGNPAISWEKQKQSNVGIDLGFWDSRLTVTADAFYINNDNILLDRSLATTTGYTKEWQNIGMVNNKGIEVSVNAEIIRKKDFQWSVAGNISFDKNTVKKLYGDVDVIYNTNENVIQREGNIFLGKSLNTIYTYRSGGVAQEWNRSEWEGKNYNGKTVALGDLFARDISGPKGVPDGVVNQMDMEVVAKKDPKFYGGFATDLSYKGFALNTVFTYSYGAKKISGYYEGLINSIGESMASKDLLNRWTPQNTNTNVPRVIANTSYNRYNPSDLDYAIQDASYLRLSALTLSYNLPEKVLSNWHVDKLRFYFTGSNLFCITKYKGFDPETGDFGYPPSRMFVFGLNFGF; from the coding sequence ATGAATGCAAAAAAAGCTCCCATAATTCTATTATTGCTGCTGTTATGCCAGGCAATGTTATTTTCTGCTTTCGCTCAGAGTGATGGCAGGCTCTCCGGAAAAGTTACGGATATGAACGGTGAACCGCTTCCAGGGGTATCAGTAAAATTAACAGGTACAAAAACAGGTACTGTTACTGATGCGCTCGGAACGTTCTCATTAAGTATTTCACAGAAGACAGGTACACTGGAGTTGAGTTATATAGGTTTCGAGATCCAGATGGTGCCCTTCAATGCACAGACACTGTCAAATCTGAACATTCAGATGAAACAGGCCTCGTCTGTTGTTGATGAAGTGGTAGTGGTAGGAGCGAGGATGCGGAAAAGCGACCTCACAGGTGCAGTGGCAAATGTGGATTCCAAAACCTTACTGGAACGCCCCGCAACCAATGTGAACCAGGCTTTGCAGGGACGCGTAGCGGGGGTGTTTATCAATAATGCCACCAAACCCGGCGATGATGCAACGATCAAGATCCGCGGGATCAATACCATCAATGCAGGTTCTTCTCCTATCTACGTGGTAGACGGGTTGGTAATGGAAAATAACCAGGGCGGATTCAATGCCATCAACCTGAATGACGTAGCCTCTGTACAGGTACTGAAAGATGCGTCTGCTACTGCACTCTATGGTTCCAGGGGAGCAAACGGCGTTGTGGTGATCACTACCAAAAAGGGACAGCGAAGAGGAGGGGACGGACTGGTTACCTATGATGGCTGGGTTGGCGTATCTAAGTTCTCTCAAATGCCGGAGACGCTGAATGCCACGCAGCTCTTTCAACTGAGAACGGATGCTTATGCCAACGGTTATATGAAAGATAACCCATCCGCTAACCGCCAGGATTATATCGATAACACCCTGATGAAAACCAATATCGCTTTCTCCCAGCAGGAGTTTGATACCTACAACAGCGGCAGGAGCTTTAACTGGCTGGACCAGGTGACCCGTACCGGCCTTCAGCAGAATCATTCTTTAGGATTTTCCGGAGGCTCTGATCGTGGTGTATTCTATCTCAGCTTTGGATATGCAGGAACAAAAGGCCTCATTGAAAAAACAACCCAGGATAAATATACCGGCCGTTTTAACGCGGAATATGATGTGAAGAAGTGGTTGAAAGTAGGAACCAATACAGGTTTTACACGTACTAACGACGGCATCCCTTCTGATGATGTATATAATAAGTCCCTCGGCGCTAACCCGCTGTTAAACTATGATCCCTACAGGGACCCGGCTACAAGGTATACTTACGATTATCTTACTTTGTATTACCGTTCTCATGGCGATCAGAATAATAACGACTTCAATCCGTTTAACTCGCTGAATATTGATCGGAAACGCAGCCGTAACAGGATTGCATCTACCAATTATATCAATATCAATCCAATTAAAGGATTGGACATACGTTCCACTTATTCCATGGACTATGCTGCGCAAACATGGTTTGAGTTCACACCTAAGAATATCCAGGAAGCTATCCGCCATTACAATGGGGATGCACGTGCCAAACATGAAAGATGGAACGACCTTTACTGGCAATGGGATAACACCATCACCTATAATACTACCATCGCCAATGATCACAGGATCACTGCCCTGGCAGGTACCAGCTCCAGTAAACGCAGTTCTGATTATACCAAAGCGCAGGGAGACCGGTTTGCAAGTGACGACCTGTCTTACTACGACCTCGGTGGTGCTGCAGCAGTAGAAAAATCCGTACTGGGTTCTGACTTTTATAACTATTCGCTGTTATCCTTCTTTGCCCGGGTGAACTACAGCTATAAGGACAAATACTTCTTTACAGCCACCACGCGGTACGATGGTTCATCGAGGTTCGCCGAAGGAAACCGCTGGGGTGTATTCCCTTCCTTCTCAGCCGGCTGGAATATCACGAACGAAGATTTTATGAAGAACAATGGTTTGCTTAGCCTGCTGAAACTCCGTGCCGGATATGGTGTGGTAGGTAACCAGGATATTTCAAACTATGCTTTCCAGACATTGTATGGCTCCCGGATAGATAATGGTAACGCGCTGATCGTAAATGATGGCAGAAGAGGTAATCCCGCTATCTCCTGGGAAAAGCAGAAGCAAAGCAATGTTGGTATTGACCTCGGTTTTTGGGATTCCAGGCTGACGGTAACGGCAGACGCGTTCTATATCAATAATGATAATATCCTGCTGGACCGTTCCCTGGCCACTACTACAGGTTATACCAAAGAATGGCAGAACATTGGAATGGTGAACAACAAGGGGATCGAGGTTTCCGTGAATGCAGAAATAATCAGGAAAAAAGATTTCCAATGGTCTGTTGCAGGAAACATTTCATTCGACAAGAACACGGTGAAGAAGTTATATGGTGATGTGGATGTGATCTACAATACCAATGAAAATGTGATCCAGCGGGAAGGGAATATCTTCCTTGGCAAATCCCTGAACACAATTTACACTTACCGTTCCGGTGGTGTAGCACAGGAATGGAACCGCTCTGAATGGGAAGGCAAGAATTACAATGGTAAAACTGTTGCGCTTGGCGATCTGTTCGCAAGAGATATTTCAGGCCCTAAAGGTGTGCCGGATGGCGTGGTGAATCAAATGGATATGGAAGTGGTAGCGAAGAAAGACCCTAAATTCTATGGTGGTTTTGCTACTGACCTCTCTTACAAAGGGTTTGCTTTAAACACGGTATTTACCTACTCTTACGGCGCTAAGAAGATAAGCGGATATTATGAAGGGCTGATCAACAGCATTGGTGAAAGCATGGCCTCTAAAGACCTGCTGAACAGGTGGACACCTCAGAACACCAATACCAATGTACCGCGCGTAATAGCGAATACCAGCTATAACAGGTATAATCCTTCTGACCTGGATTATGCTATCCAGGATGCATCTTACCTGCGCTTATCTGCCTTAACACTGTCCTACAACCTTCCGGAAAAGGTCCTTAGCAACTGGCATGTTGATAAACTGCGCTTTTATTTCACGGGTTCCAACCTGTTCTGTATCACCAAATACAAAGGGTTTGATCCGGAAACGGGCGACTTCGGGTATCCGCCTTCCAGGATGTTTGTCTTTGGGCTAAATTTCGGTTTTTAA
- a CDS encoding FAD-dependent oxidoreductase, with protein MKTSIIRGLIVIVVLLTGNRLLAQKRWDVCVYGETPAGITAAIQAAKMNKQVLLISNTAHLGGVATSGLTATDLNNFRSAGGLTRDFYQRLYTYYSDSSAWRNESRDVYFERSKKRTFSGKNDSLKMQWVYESHVGENILKKMLQEAGVSVVYKERLQLKNGVEKKDANIVAIRMENGHRYQAKIFIDATYEGDLMAKAGVSYSVGREANSVYNETLNGIKLNEIIGKDHVSIDPYVKKGMPSSGVLPYLEPRIPGADGEGDHRTQSYCYRMTLTDDPANRINIVKPAGYQPLWYEFLARMLEMNPGHMLKNIISFTPMPNKKTDTNQADFVGANYGWPEGNYADRDKIAQMHKTYVLGLLWFLGNDPRVPDSLRTEMKRWGLPKDEFKDNGNFPHQLYVREARRMVSDYVMTEKNCNGEEPVQDAVAVATYPLDCHYVSRVVDEQGRVHAEGSYGKQKNTYYTISYRSLRPRSSEARNLLVPVCLSASHVAYSSIRMEPVFMVLGQSAGTAAALALDRNITLQELPYDVLKPVLLKDGQVLSLDRK; from the coding sequence ATGAAGACTTCAATTATCCGTGGCCTGATAGTAATCGTGGTTTTATTAACCGGCAACCGGCTGTTAGCCCAAAAACGCTGGGATGTATGTGTGTATGGAGAAACACCTGCGGGTATTACGGCAGCGATACAGGCAGCGAAAATGAATAAACAGGTATTGCTGATCAGTAATACCGCACATTTGGGTGGCGTGGCCACTTCAGGGCTCACAGCTACAGACCTCAATAATTTCCGGAGCGCGGGTGGGCTTACGCGTGATTTTTACCAACGTTTATATACCTACTACAGCGATAGCAGTGCATGGCGGAATGAGTCGAGGGACGTATATTTTGAACGCTCTAAAAAGCGCACTTTTTCCGGTAAGAACGATTCTCTGAAAATGCAATGGGTATATGAATCCCATGTAGGGGAAAACATCCTGAAAAAAATGTTACAGGAAGCCGGTGTTTCCGTGGTGTACAAAGAAAGACTACAGTTGAAAAACGGCGTGGAAAAAAAGGACGCCAACATTGTTGCCATACGCATGGAAAACGGCCATCGTTATCAGGCTAAAATATTTATAGACGCTACCTATGAAGGAGACCTGATGGCAAAGGCGGGCGTTTCTTACAGTGTAGGCAGGGAAGCGAACAGTGTTTATAACGAAACCCTGAATGGCATCAAGCTTAACGAAATTATCGGTAAAGACCATGTTTCTATAGATCCCTATGTAAAAAAAGGGATGCCTTCTTCCGGTGTGTTGCCTTACCTGGAGCCCCGGATCCCGGGAGCAGATGGGGAAGGCGATCACCGCACACAATCCTATTGTTACCGGATGACGCTGACAGACGATCCGGCGAACCGCATCAACATTGTAAAACCCGCGGGCTACCAGCCGCTCTGGTACGAGTTCCTGGCACGCATGCTGGAAATGAATCCCGGCCACATGCTGAAGAACATCATTTCCTTCACGCCTATGCCCAATAAAAAAACAGATACCAACCAGGCTGATTTTGTAGGGGCCAATTACGGATGGCCGGAAGGTAATTATGCAGACCGGGATAAGATCGCGCAGATGCATAAAACCTATGTATTAGGCCTGCTTTGGTTCCTGGGTAACGATCCCCGGGTACCTGATTCGCTGCGGACAGAAATGAAACGCTGGGGTTTGCCGAAAGATGAGTTTAAGGACAATGGCAACTTCCCTCATCAACTGTATGTGAGAGAGGCCCGGAGGATGGTGAGCGATTATGTGATGACAGAAAAGAACTGTAACGGGGAGGAGCCGGTACAGGATGCAGTTGCCGTAGCCACCTATCCGCTGGATTGCCATTATGTTTCCCGTGTGGTGGATGAGCAGGGAAGAGTGCATGCAGAGGGCAGTTACGGAAAACAAAAGAACACCTATTATACGATCAGTTACCGTTCATTAAGACCGCGTTCGTCAGAAGCCCGCAACCTATTGGTGCCTGTATGTTTGTCGGCCTCGCACGTAGCTTATAGTTCTATTCGTATGGAGCCGGTATTCATGGTACTCGGCCAATCTGCAGGCACGGCTGCTGCATTGGCATTGGACCGTAATATCACCTTACAGGAATTACCGTATGATGTTTTGAAACCGGTATTGCTGAAAGATGGGCAGGTACTTTCACTCGACAGGAAATAA
- a CDS encoding T9SS type A sorting domain-containing protein, with amino-acid sequence MKKLILMMAMLVVAGNAIAQAVKTTLTDSAGVYTLRRNGVPYHIRGAAANNFPVQVAAFGGNTIRTYSINDSTGRWLDSADAHGITVCLGLGVKKQQEMNYADTTAVRLQYENMRNQVLAFKDHPAVLMWAIGNETDANYNSLDTAANILFWDALNSIAEMVHETDTNHLTTCVLVNSDLKKIKLLKERFTALDILSINSYAPNIPGVLGNLQTAGWTKPYMITEFGPRGTWQMNPEPLRKMPWGAFVEQTSTEKAVVYRQVYLDHIAANASNNCLGGFVFVWGYQSSGDVVTWFGLYSRKGEAFGATDEMQYAWTGGYPSNRAPVIRNRDSLLFNGKRAEDTVIVEANSINTGWVRASDPDNDSLRYEWLIIPENSIMAGGDANASLPALPGLIVSQAADSARFLAPAAAGNYRLYVYVHDQRGKIANAAIPFKVTPSTTGRLIRSTSSGGSWSLPGSWQGGVVPADADTAVIITGSTITINSPVKVTRTEIAGTLGFNTTTTHTFSTGDLVVETTGTFYARNGTVGRTITVNGNLLNNGNADFSKASTTLIMGPAADSTLIGGTGTYTNGIIRSLTINNPAGVVLQIPVSIPSILTLTAGVFHNGANLTMDNTNVGGSASSVNCQIRRSQHASLANAYTLGSTAALYVVYNHDVNAPAQLMTEGFEVPLSRSLHNITINNPDGVMISDSLTLKSSNAAITLTDGIIYLPPGKALICTNTSYNGIAGSSNSFVNGAVALTAGATAVTKTFPTGSVEQYRKVVLTGLASVSGAVTVQVSIDTAAGTTGTGISTLSAARRWHCGVRSGNLAGFTSISIGYGADDGATQDRLAFSSAYTGAYNVIPSDASAGDMVTSSTGTYGAGWYTTGLSGSSMRLAYKQAMFPGTTVAFIYPNPASDAIYMEFPQALEQKVRASLVDLRGRVVHYWLLAQGQLRQRLPLPPETGSGIYLLVLESSGLRQTYKVVIQK; translated from the coding sequence ATGAAAAAACTGATACTTATGATGGCAATGCTGGTGGTTGCGGGCAACGCAATTGCACAGGCTGTTAAAACCACACTCACAGATTCTGCGGGTGTTTATACCCTGCGCCGCAATGGTGTGCCTTATCACATCAGGGGCGCAGCCGCCAATAATTTTCCTGTACAGGTAGCCGCTTTCGGAGGTAATACCATCCGCACGTACAGCATCAACGATTCCACCGGCAGGTGGCTGGACAGTGCGGATGCTCATGGGATCACTGTTTGCCTCGGGTTGGGCGTCAAAAAGCAGCAGGAAATGAATTATGCGGATACTACTGCCGTGCGCCTGCAATATGAGAACATGCGGAACCAGGTGCTGGCATTTAAAGATCATCCGGCAGTATTGATGTGGGCAATAGGTAATGAAACAGATGCAAATTATAATAGCCTGGATACCGCTGCCAATATCCTTTTCTGGGATGCACTCAACAGCATCGCTGAGATGGTCCATGAAACAGATACCAACCACCTTACCACCTGCGTATTGGTTAACTCTGACCTGAAGAAAATTAAACTACTGAAAGAACGCTTCACTGCATTGGATATACTTTCTATCAATAGTTACGCGCCTAACATTCCCGGTGTTTTGGGAAACCTGCAAACCGCCGGCTGGACAAAGCCTTATATGATCACAGAATTTGGGCCAAGAGGTACCTGGCAGATGAATCCGGAACCCCTGAGGAAAATGCCATGGGGCGCATTTGTGGAGCAAACCAGTACAGAAAAAGCGGTGGTGTACCGCCAGGTTTACCTGGACCATATTGCTGCGAATGCATCCAACAACTGTCTCGGTGGTTTTGTGTTCGTATGGGGTTACCAGTCTTCCGGTGATGTAGTTACCTGGTTTGGACTGTATAGCAGGAAGGGAGAGGCTTTTGGCGCTACTGATGAAATGCAGTATGCATGGACGGGAGGGTATCCTTCTAACCGTGCTCCGGTGATCCGCAACAGGGATTCGCTGCTTTTCAATGGCAAACGCGCAGAAGATACAGTGATCGTAGAAGCCAATTCAATCAATACCGGATGGGTCCGTGCCAGTGACCCTGATAATGATTCATTGCGTTACGAATGGCTGATCATTCCAGAAAACAGTATCATGGCAGGTGGAGATGCGAATGCCAGTTTGCCTGCGCTTCCGGGCCTGATCGTTTCGCAGGCAGCAGACAGTGCCCGTTTCCTGGCACCAGCTGCTGCCGGTAACTACCGGCTGTATGTATATGTGCACGATCAGCGTGGCAAGATTGCCAATGCAGCTATTCCGTTTAAAGTAACACCATCCACAACCGGACGACTGATAAGATCAACTTCATCCGGAGGAAGCTGGTCGTTGCCCGGAAGCTGGCAGGGTGGCGTGGTGCCTGCAGATGCAGATACAGCAGTGATCATTACCGGAAGTACCATTACCATTAATTCGCCGGTGAAAGTAACACGTACAGAAATAGCTGGTACCCTTGGCTTCAATACTACCACAACGCATACCTTCAGTACGGGAGACCTGGTAGTGGAAACCACCGGCACATTCTATGCCCGCAATGGTACCGTTGGCAGAACGATTACCGTTAACGGTAACCTGCTGAACAATGGTAATGCTGATTTTTCAAAAGCCAGTACCACACTGATCATGGGGCCCGCAGCAGATAGTACGCTGATTGGCGGAACAGGAACTTATACAAATGGCATCATCCGCAGCCTTACTATCAATAACCCCGCAGGTGTTGTGTTGCAAATACCTGTAAGCATTCCTTCCATATTAACACTTACTGCGGGCGTGTTTCATAACGGCGCAAATCTCACAATGGACAATACAAATGTAGGTGGCAGCGCCAGTTCTGTTAACTGCCAGATCAGGCGTTCACAGCATGCATCACTTGCCAATGCCTATACATTGGGAAGCACTGCTGCATTGTACGTTGTTTACAATCACGATGTGAATGCACCCGCACAGCTCATGACGGAAGGTTTTGAGGTACCTCTTTCCCGGTCATTGCATAACATTACCATCAATAACCCGGATGGTGTGATGATCAGCGATAGCCTCACACTTAAATCGAGCAATGCAGCTATTACGCTCACAGATGGGATCATTTACCTGCCTCCGGGGAAAGCACTGATCTGCACCAATACTTCATACAATGGTATAGCCGGTAGCAGCAACAGTTTTGTAAATGGTGCAGTGGCGTTGACTGCTGGTGCAACAGCTGTTACCAAAACATTTCCAACCGGATCTGTGGAGCAATACAGGAAGGTGGTGTTAACAGGCCTGGCATCTGTTAGTGGTGCGGTAACGGTACAGGTATCTATTGATACTGCGGCCGGTACAACGGGTACAGGTATCAGCACTTTGTCTGCTGCAAGGCGCTGGCATTGCGGAGTGCGCAGTGGCAATCTTGCCGGGTTTACCAGTATTAGTATTGGCTATGGAGCAGACGATGGGGCAACGCAGGACAGGCTTGCATTCTCTTCTGCTTATACCGGTGCCTACAATGTAATACCATCTGATGCCAGCGCCGGAGATATGGTTACAAGCTCCACTGGTACTTATGGTGCGGGATGGTATACAACAGGGTTGAGCGGGAGCAGTATGCGACTGGCATATAAGCAGGCTATGTTCCCCGGAACAACGGTTGCTTTCATCTATCCTAATCCGGCATCTGATGCTATCTATATGGAGTTCCCGCAGGCATTGGAACAAAAGGTACGTGCAAGCCTGGTTGATCTGCGGGGAAGGGTTGTGCATTACTGGTTATTGGCCCAGGGACAGTTGCGGCAACGGCTCCCGCTTCCCCCGGAAACAGGCAGCGGAATTTACCTGCTGGTATTGGAGAGCAGCGGATTGCGGCAAACGTATAAAGTAGTGATACAGAAATAA
- a CDS encoding MFS transporter, which produces MKGSNKGAVIAAVIVASLGYFVDIYDLLLFSIVRVPSLESIGLRGQDVTDKGILLLNVQMTGMLLGGILWGVLGDRKGRLSVLFGSIFLYSAANIANGFVDSVWSYALWRFIAGLGLAGELGAGITLVAELMPKEKRGYATTIVAAVGISGAVAAYFVAQHFSWRTSFFIGGGLGLLLLLLRIGVAESGMFGSAKQADSRGNFLALFANGKRFLKYLRCILIGVPLWFVVGVLITLSPEFGKVLGIRGDVNAGAAVAWCYGGLVVGDIFSGALSQLLKSRIRVVYVYLFCCMAAVSIYFLASGISLQLFYWVCGLLGFSVGYWVVFMTIATEQFGTNIRATVTTTVPNFVRGAVVPLTFLFQSMQLLFNGSLVYAGISVGIICLALAFWSLAGMQETFHKDLDYLEEW; this is translated from the coding sequence ATGAAAGGGTCAAACAAAGGTGCTGTTATTGCTGCGGTGATAGTAGCTTCTCTCGGATATTTTGTGGACATCTACGACCTGCTGCTCTTCAGCATCGTTCGGGTGCCCAGCCTGGAATCAATCGGGTTGCGTGGGCAGGATGTAACAGACAAAGGCATTTTATTACTCAATGTACAGATGACCGGGATGCTGTTAGGCGGCATTCTCTGGGGAGTGCTGGGAGACAGGAAAGGAAGGCTCTCCGTGCTCTTCGGGTCTATCTTCCTTTATTCTGCTGCTAACATTGCCAATGGTTTTGTGGACAGTGTATGGTCTTATGCACTCTGGCGTTTTATTGCCGGCCTTGGGCTGGCGGGTGAACTGGGAGCGGGCATCACACTCGTGGCTGAATTGATGCCAAAGGAAAAAAGAGGTTACGCCACCACAATTGTTGCTGCTGTAGGTATCAGTGGTGCTGTGGCAGCTTATTTTGTTGCACAGCATTTCAGCTGGAGGACCAGCTTTTTCATCGGCGGCGGCCTGGGGCTTTTACTCCTGCTGCTGCGCATAGGTGTGGCAGAATCCGGTATGTTCGGTTCAGCAAAGCAGGCAGACAGCAGGGGGAACTTCCTTGCACTTTTCGCGAATGGAAAAAGGTTCCTCAAATACCTGCGCTGCATCCTGATAGGTGTACCGCTTTGGTTTGTTGTAGGTGTGCTGATCACCCTCTCCCCGGAATTTGGAAAGGTACTGGGGATCAGGGGAGATGTGAATGCTGGCGCTGCCGTAGCCTGGTGTTATGGAGGCCTTGTTGTAGGGGATATTTTCAGCGGCGCACTCAGCCAGTTGCTGAAAAGCAGGATCAGGGTGGTGTATGTCTACCTGTTCTGTTGCATGGCCGCAGTAAGTATTTATTTCCTGGCTTCGGGTATCAGCCTGCAGCTCTTTTACTGGGTTTGCGGACTGCTTGGTTTCTCCGTTGGTTATTGGGTAGTGTTCATGACCATTGCCACGGAACAGTTCGGTACTAATATCCGTGCAACGGTTACTACCACTGTTCCCAACTTTGTGCGTGGCGCAGTTGTGCCACTCACTTTTCTTTTTCAATCTATGCAACTGCTTTTTAACGGCTCCCTTGTATATGCCGGTATCAGCGTTGGTATAATTTGCCTGGCATTGGCCTTCTGGTCACTTGCCGGCATGCAGGAAACATTTCATAAAGACCTGGATTATTTGGAGGAATGGTAG
- a CDS encoding helix-turn-helix domain-containing protein, with protein sequence MRFSTREAIGEALECQPGDILEYAKE encoded by the coding sequence ATCCGTTTCAGTACACGGGAAGCTATTGGTGAAGCATTGGAATGTCAGCCGGGAGATATTTTAGAATATGCAAAAGAATAA
- a CDS encoding RagB/SusD family nutrient uptake outer membrane protein gives MKRNIKWSLMAASVMFLASCKNFLNEESITKLGEDKVYSDIGLVETSLKGIYANWKNVRTDEQGLIMMMGTDETQQGAFQMKSDAIKGGLDRYDANLNSTVNHIANQWNIRWPLVNESAKIIRGLESGNPAAGTKEGGLYGEACFVRGFVDLQLAMYWGEIPIRDMKRETELGFRRQPLKDVWAFIIDDLTKAATFCPKTNQPGRATSGAGWAMLGKAYMSAPESTGLRDFAKAQECFEKMMADYSLVPYKDLWDFNKPNTAEAILEFQFSPVYPNNNKIQFQIGSRAVQSYFGDGCYYSGYDKLVPTQYAYETVANGGIWEDGDLRKEESIRYDFTYYGETPTLDRISWEDLGPNHDELKPHVKKYEDFRVDKHHEMRISNMWNSGKNIPVLRLADIKLCYAECLNEAGKTNDAILVVNEVRKRAWGGTLPDDKSWKAMSKEEFRTKIMDERMRELFAEDWRRIDLIRTGKFIELVKARNKWAKESGKIQPFNTIFPIPDTELKLNGDIGPEDQNPGYN, from the coding sequence ATGAAACGCAATATAAAATGGAGCCTGATGGCAGCATCTGTGATGTTCCTGGCCTCCTGCAAAAATTTCCTCAATGAAGAAAGTATCACTAAATTAGGTGAGGACAAGGTGTATTCTGATATCGGCCTCGTAGAAACAAGCCTGAAAGGGATCTACGCCAACTGGAAGAATGTGAGAACGGATGAGCAGGGCCTGATCATGATGATGGGTACGGATGAAACACAGCAGGGCGCTTTCCAGATGAAAAGCGATGCGATCAAAGGAGGACTGGACCGTTATGACGCTAACCTGAACTCCACGGTGAACCACATTGCCAATCAATGGAACATACGCTGGCCGCTGGTAAATGAATCAGCCAAGATCATCAGGGGACTGGAAAGCGGAAATCCTGCCGCAGGTACCAAAGAAGGCGGGTTATATGGGGAAGCCTGTTTTGTACGTGGTTTTGTTGATCTTCAGCTGGCTATGTACTGGGGCGAAATACCTATCAGGGACATGAAGCGTGAAACAGAACTCGGTTTCCGCCGCCAGCCCCTGAAGGATGTATGGGCCTTTATTATTGATGATCTCACCAAGGCCGCTACCTTCTGCCCTAAGACCAATCAACCCGGGCGTGCTACCTCCGGTGCAGGTTGGGCAATGCTGGGCAAGGCTTATATGTCTGCTCCCGAATCTACCGGCCTGCGTGATTTCGCTAAAGCGCAGGAGTGTTTTGAGAAAATGATGGCTGATTACTCCCTGGTACCTTATAAAGACCTCTGGGATTTCAACAAACCCAATACGGCTGAAGCCATTTTAGAATTCCAGTTTAGTCCCGTATATCCGAATAATAATAAGATACAATTCCAGATCGGTTCCAGGGCGGTGCAGTCATATTTTGGAGATGGATGTTATTATTCTGGTTATGATAAGCTGGTACCCACCCAATATGCATATGAAACAGTGGCCAATGGCGGTATTTGGGAAGACGGTGACCTGAGAAAGGAAGAGAGCATCCGGTATGATTTTACTTATTATGGGGAAACACCCACACTGGACAGGATCTCCTGGGAAGACCTGGGCCCGAACCATGATGAGCTGAAGCCGCATGTTAAAAAGTATGAGGACTTCCGGGTGGACAAACACCACGAAATGAGGATCAGTAATATGTGGAACTCCGGTAAGAACATCCCGGTACTGCGGCTGGCCGACATCAAACTTTGCTATGCTGAATGCCTGAATGAAGCGGGGAAAACCAATGATGCGATCCTTGTTGTGAACGAGGTGAGGAAACGTGCCTGGGGAGGTACCCTGCCTGATGATAAAAGCTGGAAGGCTATGTCCAAAGAAGAATTCAGGACAAAGATCATGGACGAGCGGATGCGCGAGCTTTTCGCGGAAGACTGGAGGCGTATTGACCTGATCAGGACCGGGAAATTCATTGAATTGGTAAAGGCCCGCAATAAATGGGCAAAAGAATCCGGGAAAATTCAGCCATTCAATACTATCTTTCCAATTCCGGATACGGAGTTGAAATTAAATGGGGATATTGGGCCAGAAGACCAGAACCCTGGTTATAATTAA